One genomic window of Bacillus mycoides includes the following:
- a CDS encoding immunity 22 family protein: MEYSGMASVWFGVSKSFENLEEYVDIEYTEDGDSIDSKFGTNFEFGYYDEDNIEICFYENPKNNVDDILNDFSYSELIIPKIKELINGDKLAYSINSVIVLYDFQYNEAKSGDESENIEIKFIGTVPYK; encoded by the coding sequence ATGGAATATAGTGGAATGGCTTCAGTGTGGTTTGGAGTTTCTAAATCGTTTGAAAATCTTGAGGAGTATGTTGATATAGAATATACGGAAGATGGAGATTCAATAGACTCAAAGTTTGGAACAAACTTTGAATTTGGTTATTATGATGAAGATAACATTGAAATTTGTTTTTATGAAAATCCTAAAAATAATGTAGACGATATTTTAAATGATTTTTCTTATAGCGAACTAATTATCCCAAAAATAAAAGAGTTAATAAATGGCGATAAATTAGCATACAGTATTAATTCTGTTATTGTACTCTATGATTTTCAATACAATGAAGCGAAAAGTGGAGATGAATCCGAAAATATAGAAATTAAATTTATTGGTACTGTACCATACAAATAG
- a CDS encoding DUF5081 family protein — protein sequence MGKEMNFVPAELYVLAGAAGVTDIFGLPNRDVIILLDEECVTKATTSLKEKGLLTSENGITPAAFQIIELLKEYENCHEYTRINNVLIGFLKHDKDRVAVLTEVEPNKKYEIDYIPKPDVYFSLLTRIPFLLREPREIEDTFFSKRMTEAEQQTFEEKGLSNKDVIAMETYTRPRSNRGGKWECFLYFTEGEDFVQIDVDRNRYDWVSLYAVNKKLYDVLKMPYKKLIDPRQFSLGGIE from the coding sequence ATGGGAAAAGAAATGAATTTTGTACCTGCTGAATTATATGTTCTCGCAGGTGCAGCTGGGGTTACGGATATATTTGGATTGCCAAACCGTGACGTAATTATTTTACTTGATGAAGAATGTGTCACGAAAGCAACTACGAGTTTAAAAGAAAAAGGCTTACTTACAAGCGAAAATGGAATTACCCCTGCAGCTTTTCAAATTATTGAGCTATTAAAGGAATATGAAAATTGTCATGAATACACGAGAATTAATAATGTATTAATTGGTTTTTTGAAACATGATAAAGACCGAGTGGCTGTATTAACAGAAGTAGAGCCAAATAAAAAATACGAGATCGACTACATACCAAAACCAGACGTATATTTTTCATTATTAACACGTATTCCCTTCCTATTGAGAGAACCGAGAGAAATAGAAGATACATTTTTCTCAAAGAGAATGACAGAGGCAGAACAACAAACATTTGAGGAAAAAGGTTTATCAAATAAAGACGTTATAGCGATGGAAACGTATACGAGGCCTCGGAGTAATAGAGGAGGAAAATGGGAATGTTTCTTATATTTCACTGAAGGAGAAGATTTCGTTCAAATAGATGTAGATCGTAATCGATATGACTGGGTGAGCCTCTATGCGGTGAATAAGAAATTGTATGACGTGTTAAAAATGCCGTATAAAAAATTAATTGACCCGAGACAATTCTCGTTAGGAGGTATTGAATAA
- a CDS encoding WXG100 family type VII secretion target translates to MSGKEVEIIGSNTASAISYAQNIENGMKDSLNQAKNLKAYVTCANWNGKTRDAFLSYLDLIIQYNSEMVEAFEGHTKALKELDKSIQTYGDRPEVRAIKQL, encoded by the coding sequence GAGGTTGAAATTATAGGAAGTAACACTGCAAGTGCCATTTCTTACGCGCAAAATATTGAAAATGGTATGAAGGATTCTTTAAATCAAGCGAAAAACTTAAAAGCATACGTTACATGTGCGAACTGGAATGGAAAAACGAGAGATGCCTTTTTAAGTTATCTAGATTTAATCATTCAATATAACTCAGAAATGGTAGAGGCATTTGAAGGACATACGAAAGCTTTGAAAGAGTTAGATAAAAGTATTCAGACGTACGGAGATAGACCGGAAGTAAGGGCGATAAAACAGTTGTGA